Within Myceligenerans xiligouense, the genomic segment TTCGTTGAGCCGGACCAGAAGCCGGCAACCGAAGGAGCCCCACCATGCAGTGCCCGATCGATCAGTCGAGCCTCGTCATGTCGGAACGCAAGGGGGTCGAGATCGACTACTGCCCGCAGTGCCGCGGCGTCTGGCTCGACCGGGGCGAGCTCGACAAGATCATCGACCGTTCCATCGACGCCGAGATCGCCGCGGAGAACGCACGCCCCCAGATCACGCCGGCCGCCGCGCCGGCCGTGGCGGCTGCCCCGGCGGCCGTCCCGCAGCCGCAGTACCACGACGACCGGCGCCGCGAGCACTACGACCCCCGCTACACCAAGCGCAAGCGCAAGGAGTCCTTCCTCGGCGAGCTGTTCGACTTCTGAACGAGCCCGCCGGCCGCGGCGGGACTACAGATCGCGCGTGAAGTGGTACGACGAGATCCGGTACCGCTCGGAGAAGTACAGCCCGTGCGCCGCGGCGCGCTCGGGCTGTACACCCGAGTCGAGATGGACCTGGCCCACGCCCTCCGCCGCGGCGATTCCGTGGACCCGCTCCAGCAGCGCGGTGGCATGCCCCTTGCCGCGTTCGCCGGGCAGTGTCGACAGG encodes:
- a CDS encoding zf-TFIIB domain-containing protein — translated: MQCPIDQSSLVMSERKGVEIDYCPQCRGVWLDRGELDKIIDRSIDAEIAAENARPQITPAAAPAVAAAPAAVPQPQYHDDRRREHYDPRYTKRKRKESFLGELFDF